AGGATGGGGGTTCAAATCCCTCCTGGCCTGGAGAATATTAAATGAGACTCTGGAAGCGAATTAAAGAATTCATCGCAGATGTAATTACGGAGATGAAGAAGGTTTCTTGGGTGAAACCCAAGGAGCTTTGGAAAACGACGCTGGTGGTGATTGTTTTTT
The window above is part of the candidate division WOR-3 bacterium genome. Proteins encoded here:
- the secE gene encoding preprotein translocase subunit SecE; translated protein: MRLWKRIKEFIADVITEMKKVSWVKPKELWKTTLVVIVFSAVLAAFIGLCDFVFSRLLALLLR